One part of the Bdellovibrio bacteriovorus genome encodes these proteins:
- a CDS encoding DUF1844 domain-containing protein, protein MNEKIEASFSVLIMSVASSAIMAMGLAPNPQNGEVSKDKNMARFNIDLLVVLQQKTKGNLTGDEAKFLENLISDLQMKFVSM, encoded by the coding sequence ATGAACGAAAAAATTGAAGCCTCCTTTTCAGTCCTAATTATGTCCGTCGCCTCTTCGGCGATTATGGCTATGGGTCTGGCTCCAAATCCTCAAAACGGCGAAGTGAGCAAAGATAAAAATATGGCTCGCTTTAACATCGACCTTTTGGTGGTCCTGCAACAAAAGACCAAAGGAAATCTGACTGGCGATGAAGCCAAATTTTTGGAAAACTTAATCAGTGATCTGCAAATGAAATTTGTGTCTATGTAA
- a CDS encoding 5-methylcytosine restriction system specificity protein McrC: protein MENGEWVPRSLFDTFTDIHIKSKSGSEFILDTKYKIINDTKNHYGISNQDAYQVLAYRQIHHSGVAAPSVALLYPKSNVHIRKEFQVNGSDATFIAATIDLSCDLRANLPSLVNDLSKIIQSGSLGNQT, encoded by the coding sequence TTGGAAAATGGAGAATGGGTACCACGAAGCCTCTTCGACACCTTTACCGATATCCACATTAAATCAAAATCAGGATCAGAATTCATTTTGGACACAAAATATAAAATCATCAACGACACTAAAAATCACTATGGTATTAGCAACCAGGATGCCTACCAAGTTCTAGCATACAGACAAATTCATCATTCAGGAGTTGCGGCGCCTTCTGTAGCATTGCTATATCCAAAATCCAACGTCCACATAAGAAAGGAGTTTCAAGTAAATGGGTCCGATGCCACATTCATCGCGGCCACTATTGACCTATCTTGTGACCTTAGAGCAAATCTTCCTTCACTGGTAAATGATCTTTCCAAAATAATTCAATCTGGCTCATTGGGAAATCAAACTTGA
- a CDS encoding helix-turn-helix domain-containing protein: MALKKNTLGQFLKEKRTLSGLSQGEVSKKLGYSTPQFISNWARGVSSSPIDTLKKIGQIYHVSADELFERVLEGTIESVRDDMAKKFKKG; the protein is encoded by the coding sequence ATGGCGCTAAAGAAGAATACCCTGGGGCAATTTCTGAAAGAAAAGAGAACTCTTTCCGGACTCTCTCAAGGTGAGGTCTCAAAAAAACTTGGTTATTCGACTCCGCAGTTTATTTCAAACTGGGCGCGAGGAGTTTCCTCGTCTCCCATTGATACTCTTAAGAAGATCGGCCAAATTTATCATGTGTCGGCAGACGAATTATTTGAACGAGTACTTGAAGGCACAATTGAGAGTGTAAGAGACGATATGGCGAAGAAATTTAAGAAGGGTTAG
- a CDS encoding trypsin-like peptidase domain-containing protein, with amino-acid sequence MKTLLVLILSVAMTAQAQTGAKELPKDPPKMNLSAALPGNLFVELAKAINPAVVNISTTAMPKNSPRMRDPMLDMLEQLYGFRMQQPQQQQRPQQMGLGTGFIIREDGLIITNNHVIAGADIINVQLSEKSTDVFEATLVGSDERTDIALIKITPKGKLPVAVLGSSKDVEVGEWVAAFGNPFGHGHSMTKGIISSKGRDITEINKIPLLQTDASINPGNSGGPLVNTKGQVIGVNSAIDARAQGIGFAIPIDEVKAILPILESKGRIARGFLGTALGDLDPEAAEYLGLGELRGAVITQVSPGSPALKAGLKMYDIVTEFNGKKIRTSLDLMDAVADAPIGQPIKTKIIRNNKEMTLNVVTAERVEEKRAVRAATKTYAGQKAPFDLGFTVIDPTTELRKEWGLPDDMKQPVVIETERNSNASKGGLRVGDVILDVNKQPVDTAKDVLKALKKGKNTLRIARNTRIQIINIE; translated from the coding sequence ATGAAGACGCTGTTGGTTCTTATTCTGTCTGTCGCAATGACCGCTCAAGCCCAAACGGGCGCGAAGGAACTCCCGAAAGATCCACCGAAGATGAATCTGAGCGCCGCCCTGCCCGGCAACTTGTTTGTTGAGCTGGCCAAGGCCATCAACCCGGCGGTTGTGAATATCTCAACCACGGCGATGCCCAAGAACTCTCCGCGCATGCGTGATCCGATGCTGGATATGCTGGAACAGCTTTATGGTTTCCGCATGCAGCAACCTCAACAACAACAGCGTCCGCAACAAATGGGTCTGGGCACAGGCTTTATCATCCGTGAAGACGGCCTGATCATCACGAACAACCACGTGATCGCCGGCGCCGACATCATCAACGTTCAATTAAGCGAAAAATCCACGGACGTGTTTGAAGCGACCCTTGTCGGCAGCGACGAACGCACGGACATTGCTTTGATCAAGATCACTCCGAAAGGCAAACTGCCTGTGGCGGTGCTGGGCTCGTCCAAAGATGTTGAAGTCGGCGAATGGGTGGCGGCGTTCGGGAATCCGTTCGGTCACGGTCACTCCATGACGAAAGGGATTATCTCTTCCAAAGGCCGCGACATCACAGAGATCAATAAAATTCCATTGCTTCAGACCGATGCCAGCATCAATCCGGGGAACTCGGGTGGTCCGCTGGTGAACACCAAAGGTCAGGTGATCGGCGTGAACTCGGCGATTGATGCCCGCGCGCAGGGGATCGGTTTTGCGATTCCGATTGATGAAGTGAAAGCCATCTTGCCAATTCTTGAATCCAAGGGCCGCATTGCCCGAGGTTTCCTGGGTACGGCTTTGGGTGACTTGGATCCGGAAGCGGCCGAGTACCTGGGACTGGGCGAGCTTCGCGGGGCCGTGATCACGCAGGTGTCTCCGGGCAGCCCGGCTTTGAAAGCCGGTTTGAAGATGTACGACATCGTGACCGAGTTTAACGGCAAGAAAATCAGAACCTCTTTGGATCTGATGGATGCCGTGGCCGACGCCCCTATCGGTCAGCCGATTAAAACCAAGATCATCCGCAACAACAAGGAAATGACCCTGAATGTGGTGACGGCAGAACGTGTGGAAGAAAAACGCGCGGTTCGTGCGGCGACTAAAACCTATGCGGGCCAGAAAGCTCCGTTTGATCTGGGCTTCACGGTGATTGATCCAACCACCGAGCTTCGCAAGGAATGGGGCCTGCCGGACGATATGAAGCAGCCCGTGGTGATCGAGACGGAAAGAAACTCCAACGCTTCAAAGGGCGGTTTGCGCGTGGGCGATGTGATTTTGGATGTTAATAAACAGCCCGTCGACACCGCCAAGGACGTTTTAAAAGCTCTTAAAAAGGGCAAGAACACCCTTAGAATTGCCCGCAACACCCGTATTCAGATCATCAACATCGAGTAA
- a CDS encoding M48 family metalloprotease has protein sequence MINNNTKVWIFILSSSLALLVLGYQFGERLGLLIGFFFAVLLNFFVFFYGESRVLAKLNAQRIKGQDSWGLIDKVQKMSAQLSMPAPAVYITPHSSVNAFCVGHSWKRGSLGFTAGLLQKLSDEELEAVVAHQICHIRRLDTFAFSVSSTLANSVVGLGQFLDNLIPYKLRFFMPLLSPIGWLIIKLVVVEKSFFENDLMASELLESRNRLGEVLWRMEGLAQTQPLDIPACTSHLFMVNPEGFRQKNLFLKSHPAIEVRLQKLMGYYPI, from the coding sequence ATGATCAACAACAATACAAAAGTCTGGATATTCATTCTATCAAGCTCTCTGGCCCTGCTGGTTCTTGGTTACCAGTTTGGGGAACGTCTGGGGTTGTTGATTGGTTTCTTCTTTGCGGTTCTTTTGAACTTCTTTGTGTTCTTTTACGGCGAAAGCCGCGTGCTGGCGAAACTGAACGCACAACGAATCAAAGGCCAGGACTCCTGGGGTCTGATCGACAAGGTTCAAAAGATGTCCGCCCAACTGTCCATGCCCGCTCCGGCAGTTTATATCACCCCGCACTCGTCCGTGAATGCCTTCTGCGTGGGTCATTCCTGGAAACGCGGATCTTTGGGCTTCACCGCAGGGCTATTGCAAAAACTGAGTGATGAGGAATTGGAAGCCGTCGTGGCCCATCAAATCTGCCACATCCGCCGTCTGGATACGTTTGCTTTTAGCGTCAGCAGCACACTGGCCAATTCCGTCGTGGGCCTGGGACAGTTCTTGGACAACTTGATCCCGTACAAGCTGCGATTCTTTATGCCGCTGCTGTCCCCGATTGGCTGGTTGATCATCAAGCTTGTGGTGGTGGAAAAGTCCTTCTTTGAAAATGATCTGATGGCTTCTGAACTTCTGGAAAGTCGCAACCGCCTGGGCGAAGTTTTGTGGCGCATGGAAGGCCTGGCTCAAACCCAGCCGCTGGATATCCCGGCCTGCACCAGTCATCTTTTCATGGTGAACCCGGAAGGTTTTAGACAAAAAAATCTGTTCCTGAAATCCCACCCGGCCATTGAGGTCCGTTTGCAAAAACTGATGGGTTATTACCCCATCTAA
- a CDS encoding helix-turn-helix domain-containing protein has protein sequence MNEFTGGDLRAFRTELRLSRAQLAALLNVSPTTVEKWEQRESEPIRSKYHTLLSSLGAKGVGVAIGAGIAGVVAAPAVLGFAAALGATALATGSGASFLKEDSDTQSLRNFLVKFGGLSEEEKRTFIDVLQKMI, from the coding sequence ATGAATGAGTTCACTGGAGGAGATCTTCGCGCATTCAGGACTGAGCTTAGGCTATCAAGGGCGCAGCTCGCGGCACTATTGAATGTAAGTCCCACAACGGTCGAAAAATGGGAGCAGCGAGAAAGTGAGCCTATACGCTCTAAGTATCATACGCTGCTATCGTCACTGGGTGCAAAGGGCGTCGGTGTAGCTATAGGAGCTGGGATAGCCGGGGTTGTGGCTGCGCCGGCAGTCCTAGGGTTCGCGGCAGCGTTAGGGGCAACTGCTTTGGCAACTGGATCAGGAGCTTCTTTTTTGAAAGAGGATTCGGACACTCAATCTCTTAGGAACTTTCTGGTAAAGTTTGGGGGACTATCTGAAGAAGAAAAAAGAACGTTTATTGATGTTCTTCAAAAGATGATCTAG
- the spoVG gene encoding septation regulator SpoVG, which yields MKVTEVKVFPVNEDRLKAYVSITLDNCFVVRDLKVIQGTSGLFVAMPSKKRKDGQFRDIAHPLNQETRAMIEDLIFEAYEKELKSMGETLVSLKRQKAPGSDYGNDDY from the coding sequence ATGAAAGTCACCGAGGTGAAAGTTTTCCCCGTCAATGAGGACCGGCTGAAGGCCTACGTCTCGATCACTCTGGACAACTGTTTTGTCGTGAGGGATCTGAAGGTCATCCAAGGAACCAGCGGTTTGTTCGTGGCTATGCCCAGCAAAAAACGCAAAGACGGTCAGTTCCGCGATATCGCCCACCCCCTGAATCAGGAGACCCGGGCGATGATTGAAGACCTCATATTTGAGGCCTACGAAAAAGAACTAAAATCCATGGGCGAAACCCTGGTCAGTCTAAAACGCCAAAAAGCTCCTGGGAGCGACTACGGCAACGACGACTACTAG